In the genome of Oncorhynchus mykiss isolate Arlee chromosome 18, USDA_OmykA_1.1, whole genome shotgun sequence, one region contains:
- the LOC110496165 gene encoding uncharacterized protein LOC110496165: MGLDGLLSSSAWSEAASFSTPTTQHFTDPEPEGHNCYEGWEEDLLPEEREVPLLHLYLTTKRVEDIALRLVSLRQAFTDEAKFITTYNDFVDYLSDPSKRNDIERELPEAKIHHMNMIDVLFELVLFGMMTAQKSLMVHPGGFVERLYALLYSFLPTAANMEPEADRYLLQLSVRV; encoded by the exons ATGGGGCTGGACGGGCTTCTCTCCTCTTCAGCGTGGTCGGAGGCTGCCTCCTTCTCTACGCCCACCACTCAGCACTTCACTGACCCAGAGCCTGAGGGCCACAACTGCTATGAG GGCTGGGAGGAGGACCTGCTGCCTGAGGAGAGGGAGGTTCCTCTGCTACA CCTCTACCTTACCACCAAGAGAGTGGAGGACATCGCCCTGAGGCTCGTCTCCCTGCGCCAGGCCTTCACT GACGAGGCCAAGTTCATAACTACCTATAACGACTTTGTGGACTACCTGAGTGACCCCTCCAAGCGGAATGACATTGAGAGGGAGCTGCCTGAGGCAAAG ATCCATCATATGAACATGATAGATGTCCTCTTTGAGCTGGTGCTGTTTGGGATGATGACAGCTCAGAAGTCCCTGATGGTG CACCCTGGTGGGTTCGTGGAGCGTCTGTACGCTCTCCTGTACTCCTTCCTGCCCACTGCTGCCAACATGGAGCCAGAGGCTGACAGATACCTGCTGCAGCTCAGTGTAAGAGTCTAG
- the LOC118940976 gene encoding uncharacterized protein LOC118940976, translating into MPGCFSRLTERVRGRLRPTASTGCSNSFVARFSCLFLFCRVRDRRQMDSDSDFEEETTVLDEVQLDVPLDDVPDIPQLPVLLDVQNAAAIILEDVPDVQTIFEEDTGNWQLILIRFSPLYCGPVVIRNNAGPVVIAWRTFQFISPIITYMRGGSQQVVVRMHHVSRVRGLETQLVWAISKETARLCPEGIPYCATKVQSITWIQRVAGRVTHYASHLCHETSVDVTLGCYQVNKIFPMYID; encoded by the exons ATGCCTGGGTGCTTTTCAAGACTGACGGAGAGAGTGCGTGGACGTCTGCGGCCTACTGCGTCGACAGGTTGTTCAAATTCATTTGTGGCTCGTTTTTCTTGTCTTTTTCTGTTTTGCAGGGTTCGTGATCGTCGACAGATGGACAGTGACAGCGACTTCGAAGAGG AAACAACTGTCCTGGATGAGGTCCAGTTGGATGTGCCATTGGATGATGTGCCAGATATTCCACAGCTGCCAGTCCTCCTTGATGTCCAGAATGCTGCTGCTATCATCCTTGAGGATGTGCCAGATGTGCAGACTATCTTTGAG GAGGACACTGGCAATTGGCAGTTGATTCTGATTAGGTTCAGCCCCCTGTACTGTGGGCCTGTTGTGATCAGG AACAATGCCGGTCCGGTGGTTATAGCTTGGAGAACTTTCCAGTTCATCAGCCCCATCATCACCTACATGCGTGGGGGATCCCAG CAGGTGGTGGTGAGGATGCACCACGTGAGTAGGGTGAGAGGCCTGGAGACTCAACTGGTGTGGGCCATCTCCAAGGAGACAGCCAGGCTTTGCCCAGAGGGCATCCCCTACTGTGCCACCAAAGTGCAGTCCATCACTTGGATCCAG CGTGTGGCTGGCAGGGTGACCCACTATGCGTCTCACCTCTGCCACGAGACGTCTGTGGACGTGACGCTTGGCTGCTACCAGGTAAATAAAATATTTCCTATGTATATAGACTAG
- the zn706 gene encoding Zinc finger protein 706 (The RefSeq protein has 1 substitution compared to this genomic sequence), with amino-acid sequence MARGQQKIQSQQKNAKAAAAKKKGAAADQKTAAKAALVHTCPVCRAQMPDPKTFKQHFESKHPKSPMPPELVDVEA; translated from the exons ATGGCTCGCGGGCAACAGAAGATTCAATCCCAGCAAAAGAACGCCAAGGCGGCAGCTGCTAAAAAGAAGGGAGCGGCAGCAGACCAGAAGACTGCAGCCAAGGCAGCACTTGTCCACACCTGTCCTGTATGCCGG ACGCAGATGCCGGATCCGAAgacattcaaacagcactttgagAGCAAGCATCCCAAGTCCCCAATGCCACCAGAGCTGGTTGATGTTGAGGCTTAA